A stretch of the Halococcus sediminicola genome encodes the following:
- the cmk gene encoding (d)CMP kinase yields the protein MFVTVSGPAGVGKSTTASALADELSYEHISGGDIFRTVADERGLTALELNRLAEEEESIDRALDRRQRTIADERDDVVLESRLAGWMAGEHADLKIWLDAPLSVRVARIADREDKATDIAREETEARAASEAQRYHEYYGIDIADRSIYDLTLSTARWGPDAIAGILYEACTAYDPAADEGQVSVAVDFER from the coding sequence ATGTTTGTCACCGTATCCGGGCCGGCCGGCGTCGGCAAGAGTACGACGGCGTCGGCGCTCGCCGACGAACTCTCCTACGAACACATCAGCGGCGGGGACATCTTCCGGACGGTCGCCGACGAGCGCGGGCTGACGGCGCTCGAACTCAATCGGCTCGCCGAGGAAGAGGAAAGTATCGATCGGGCGCTCGACCGCCGCCAGCGGACGATCGCCGACGAGCGCGACGACGTGGTGCTCGAATCACGCTTGGCTGGCTGGATGGCCGGCGAGCACGCGGACCTCAAAATCTGGCTCGACGCCCCGCTCTCGGTCCGTGTCGCACGTATCGCCGACCGCGAGGACAAAGCCACCGACATCGCGCGCGAGGAGACCGAAGCCCGCGCCGCGAGCGAGGCCCAGAGATATCATGAGTACTACGGCATCGACATCGCCGATCGCTCGATCTACGACCTTACGCTGAGCACCGCCCGCTGGGGTCCCGACGCCATCGCGGGCATCCTCTATGAGGCGTGTACGGCCTACGATCCGGCGGCCGACGAGGGGCAAGTGAGCGTCGCCGTCGACTTCGAGCGGTGA